From Dreissena polymorpha isolate Duluth1 chromosome 15, UMN_Dpol_1.0, whole genome shotgun sequence, a single genomic window includes:
- the LOC127860294 gene encoding solute carrier family 49 member 4-like isoform X2, which translates to MVYLDSLWSHVNDSVCGMEHIQSNLRGLRPACLISAFFVAAGTGLRCITTERAVATPLIHLGQFINGLGGIIGYGGAPVVSAEWFPASERTTATAIAGAFNNLGLALSFVIGPYLVPLRKLYPNNTTMNASTIFVEEVVVDNYTYLSNSFIDYDIPKERDDLMLYMYYSCGWSVFCLLLFLIYFPSKPQLPPSPTASMQRLEFKVGLKKLLVNRTFWLLCLTFGVSNGILGCWQGVLDVNLSDHGVSQDMAGWLGFYGVIAACVAALCVARVADIFAKQMKWFLIGLYLSGGACFTIFVLALISVVPDTAVVLYSTYIIANLLLEASSPLFFEMACEVTYPIAEGITNLVLTLVNSIAGLLFLFVQLIPNIGTMWENWCLLGGIFVGIPVLFLYRESYNRLDIDIIVEEKPKEEVKS; encoded by the exons ATGGTATATCTTGACAGTCTATGGTCTCATGTCAATGACTCAGTGTGCGGTATGGAACACATTCAGTCCAATCTCAGAG GCCTACGTCCTGCGTGTTTGATCAGTGCATTCTTTGTGGCCGCTGGTACCGGACTGCGTTGTATCACGACTGAGCGCGCAGTTGCAACACC GCTAATCCACCTTGGTCAGTTTATCAATGGTCTGGGCGGTATCATAGGTTATGGCGGGGCCCCCGTAGTGTCTGCCGAATGGTTTCCTGCCTCGGAACGCACAACAGCAACTGCCATAGCTGGTGCATTCAATAATCTTGGTCTTGCGTTATCCTTCGTTATAG GGCCATATCTTGTTCCACTGCGAAAACTTTATCCGAATAATACGACCATGAATGCCTCCACCAT TTTTGTCGAGGAAGTTGTGGTTGACAACTATACTTACCTGTCCAATTCATTTATTG ACTATGACATTCCTAAAGAGAGGGATGATTTGATGCTATACATGTACTATT CCTGTGGATGGTCAGTGTTTTGCCTGCTTCTGTTCTTAATCTACTTCCCGTCCAAACCTCAATTACCTCCGAGCCCAACAGCGTCCATGCAGAGACTCGAGTTCAAAGTTGGACTTAAGAAGCTCTTAGT GAACCGTACGTTCTGGCTGTTGTGTCTCACTTTCGGTGTATCAAACGGAATACTAGGCTGCTGGCAGGGTGTACTGGATGTGAATCTTAGTGACCATGGTGTGTCACAG GATATGGCTGGCTGGTTGGGTTTCTATGGTGTCATAGCGGCTTGCGTTGCTGCCCTTTGTGTGGCCAG GGTTGCAGATATTTTTGCAAAGCAAATGAAATGGTTCCTAATTGGCCTGTACTTGTCTGGAGGGGCATGCTTCACTATCTTTGTTCTGGCGCTGATCTCTGTTGTTCCAGACACAGCTG TTGTCCTATACTCGACGTATATAATCGCCAACCTCCTGTTGGAGGCTTCGTCTCCGCTGTTCTTCGAGATGGCTTGTGAGGTCACGTACCCTATAGCGGAGGGAATCACCAACCTTGTCCTCACTCTTGTCAATAGCATCGCAGGCCTTCTGTTCCTGTTTGTGCAGCTCATACCTAATATAG GAACCATGTGGGAGAACTGGTGTCTGCTTGGAGGCATATTTGTGGGCATTCCGGTGCTGTTCCTGTACAGAGAGTCCTACAACAGACTGGATATTGATATCATAGTGGAGGAGAAACCTAAAGAGGAAGTGAAATCCTGA
- the LOC127860294 gene encoding solute carrier family 49 member 4-like isoform X1 gives MTNENRLLVDGRNSLTYGTVNQSSSSLQDSQQTTLPNVQNQGESNTIKVYKRRWYILTVYGLMSMTQCAVWNTFSPISEVGVHVFGWDTAGLSLLTSWGPITYVLCTFQFSWILDKKGLRPACLISAFFVAAGTGLRCITTERAVATPLIHLGQFINGLGGIIGYGGAPVVSAEWFPASERTTATAIAGAFNNLGLALSFVIGPYLVPLRKLYPNNTTMNASTIFVEEVVVDNYTYLSNSFIDYDIPKERDDLMLYMYYSCGWSVFCLLLFLIYFPSKPQLPPSPTASMQRLEFKVGLKKLLVNRTFWLLCLTFGVSNGILGCWQGVLDVNLSDHGVSQDMAGWLGFYGVIAACVAALCVARVADIFAKQMKWFLIGLYLSGGACFTIFVLALISVVPDTAVVLYSTYIIANLLLEASSPLFFEMACEVTYPIAEGITNLVLTLVNSIAGLLFLFVQLIPNIGTMWENWCLLGGIFVGIPVLFLYRESYNRLDIDIIVEEKPKEEVKS, from the exons GTATACAAAAGGCGATGGTATATCTTGACAGTCTATGGTCTCATGTCAATGACTCAGTGTGCGGTATGGAACACATTCAGTCCAATCTCAGAG GTTGGTGTTCACGTGTTTGGCTGGGACACGGCCGGTCTATCGCTGCTCACAAGCTGGGGACCTATTACATATGTTCTTTGCACATTCCAATTCTCCTGGATTCTAGATAAAAAAG GCCTACGTCCTGCGTGTTTGATCAGTGCATTCTTTGTGGCCGCTGGTACCGGACTGCGTTGTATCACGACTGAGCGCGCAGTTGCAACACC GCTAATCCACCTTGGTCAGTTTATCAATGGTCTGGGCGGTATCATAGGTTATGGCGGGGCCCCCGTAGTGTCTGCCGAATGGTTTCCTGCCTCGGAACGCACAACAGCAACTGCCATAGCTGGTGCATTCAATAATCTTGGTCTTGCGTTATCCTTCGTTATAG GGCCATATCTTGTTCCACTGCGAAAACTTTATCCGAATAATACGACCATGAATGCCTCCACCAT TTTTGTCGAGGAAGTTGTGGTTGACAACTATACTTACCTGTCCAATTCATTTATTG ACTATGACATTCCTAAAGAGAGGGATGATTTGATGCTATACATGTACTATT CCTGTGGATGGTCAGTGTTTTGCCTGCTTCTGTTCTTAATCTACTTCCCGTCCAAACCTCAATTACCTCCGAGCCCAACAGCGTCCATGCAGAGACTCGAGTTCAAAGTTGGACTTAAGAAGCTCTTAGT GAACCGTACGTTCTGGCTGTTGTGTCTCACTTTCGGTGTATCAAACGGAATACTAGGCTGCTGGCAGGGTGTACTGGATGTGAATCTTAGTGACCATGGTGTGTCACAG GATATGGCTGGCTGGTTGGGTTTCTATGGTGTCATAGCGGCTTGCGTTGCTGCCCTTTGTGTGGCCAG GGTTGCAGATATTTTTGCAAAGCAAATGAAATGGTTCCTAATTGGCCTGTACTTGTCTGGAGGGGCATGCTTCACTATCTTTGTTCTGGCGCTGATCTCTGTTGTTCCAGACACAGCTG TTGTCCTATACTCGACGTATATAATCGCCAACCTCCTGTTGGAGGCTTCGTCTCCGCTGTTCTTCGAGATGGCTTGTGAGGTCACGTACCCTATAGCGGAGGGAATCACCAACCTTGTCCTCACTCTTGTCAATAGCATCGCAGGCCTTCTGTTCCTGTTTGTGCAGCTCATACCTAATATAG GAACCATGTGGGAGAACTGGTGTCTGCTTGGAGGCATATTTGTGGGCATTCCGGTGCTGTTCCTGTACAGAGAGTCCTACAACAGACTGGATATTGATATCATAGTGGAGGAGAAACCTAAAGAGGAAGTGAAATCCTGA
- the LOC127860570 gene encoding etoposide-induced protein 2.4 homolog: MTDSFQNICWEIALGFRDAVMGSFKIFHLDKEEETKVTEPVEQKTILAQRRELKQKKVHHEEKKSSEPKVMHRIIQCCAWNGGVFWLSILIFNYLLLPMLKGMTTLLTGSETGPVWSWMGPMLTWTFSALWILPLFVLSKIVNCFWFADIADCAYRKSRGRPQLPNISMFIADMLFSLLLQTFFLLQGTLASFLPLPTVSQLISVLHMSLLYSLYSFEYKWVNMGWELHQRLDHIEKGWPYYFGFGLPMAVLTALPSSLVVSGCVFSILFPVFIISANEALTLHPNHYPLKLFAPCVALTNAIFHHSIMKRQPVAQASPKKHARIQEPSRHR; encoded by the exons ATGACAGACAGCTTTCAGAATATTTGCTGGGAGATTGCACTTGGCTTCCGTGATGCAGTCATGGGGTCCTTCAAGATCTTCCACCTTGACAAAGAGGAGGAAACTAAGGTCACAGAGCCTGTGGAACAAAAAACTATATTAGCACAACGGCGGGAGTTGAAGCAAAAAAAAGTTCATCATGAGGAAAAGAAGTCCAG TGAACCAAAAGTGATGCACAGAATCATCCAGTGCTGTGCTTGGAATGGTGGAGTTTTCTGG TTGAGCATCTTGATTTTCAACTACCTGCTGCTGCCAATGCTGAAAGGGATGACTACCCTCCTCACAG GGTCTGAGACGGGGCCAGTTTGGTCCTGGATGGGCCCAATGTTGACCTGGACATTCAGTGCCCTCTGGATCCTGCCCTTGTTTGTACTAAGCAAGATTGTCAACTGCTTTTGGTTTGCT GATATAGCTGACTGTGCCTACAGGAAGTCTAGGGGCAGGCCCCAGCTGCCCAACATCAGCATGTTCATAGCCGACATGTTGTTTAGTCTCCTGCTCCAGACGTTCTTCTTGTTACAG GGAACCCTTGCAAGTTTTCTGCCCTTGCCCACTGTGTCTCAGCTGATCAGTGTGTTGCACATGAGTCTCCTGTACTCTCTCTACTCCTTTGAGTACAAGTGGGTCAACATGG GCTGGGAGTTACACCAGAGACTTGATCATATTGAGAAGGGCTGGCCATATTATTTTGGGTTTGGGTTGCCCATGGCTGTGCTGACTGCGCTTCCCTCCTCTCTGGTTGTCAG TGGCTGTGTGTTCTCCATACTGTTTCCAGTGTTCATAATTAGCGCCAATGAGGCTTTGACACTTCATCCAAA TCATTATCCATTGAAGCTATTCGCCCCATGTGTGGCATTAACAAACGCAATATTTCATCATTCCATCATGAAGCGCCAGCCCGTGGCGCAGGCATCACCAAAGAAGCATGCAAGAATACAAGAACCCTCTAGACACAGATGA